In a genomic window of Methanosarcina horonobensis HB-1 = JCM 15518:
- a CDS encoding glycosyltransferase family 4 protein: MDYVKYQDIGLITSPIAIANRNQLSNLVYIISAISKNIYFITGNAGSNILEKDSKIHTYLIRYNIKNNLFLKVVAHVALQLKISYKFIQINRKAKTWIFFHGSGTLLLPIFLAKLLRKKVILMLPGSSKALKYARDPFYRVVKILESINLALSTQIIVYSNILVNDWNLNKYSNKISIAHEHFLDFSSFSLTHPYTERQDLIGYVGRLSEEKGILNLIKTVPEVIKWNPDIRFLIIGDGKLRNEIESYLIKSNILEYVIFSGWVSHDELPKYFNQMKLMILPSYSEGLPNVILEAMACGTPVLTTPVGAVPDFVEDGKTGFIIETSSPDSIFRNIIRAMESPILNEISKNAALKVRAEFSYDSAVKNYERVLYPYK, from the coding sequence TATATTATTTCTGCGATTTCAAAAAATATTTATTTCATCACTGGTAATGCCGGTTCTAATATTCTTGAAAAAGATAGTAAAATCCATACTTACCTAATAAGATATAATATCAAAAATAATTTGTTTTTGAAGGTTGTAGCACATGTTGCATTACAATTAAAAATATCATATAAATTTATCCAAATAAATAGAAAAGCTAAAACATGGATTTTTTTTCATGGATCTGGAACTCTATTACTCCCTATATTCCTTGCAAAACTCTTAAGAAAGAAAGTAATTCTAATGCTACCTGGTTCTTCAAAAGCACTCAAATACGCAAGAGATCCTTTTTATAGGGTTGTCAAAATCCTAGAATCTATTAACCTAGCATTATCAACTCAAATCATTGTATATTCAAATATTTTAGTGAATGATTGGAATTTAAACAAATATAGCAACAAAATTTCTATAGCGCACGAGCATTTTCTGGATTTTTCAAGCTTTTCTCTTACGCACCCATATACGGAAAGACAAGACTTGATCGGATATGTTGGGCGTTTAAGCGAAGAGAAAGGTATTTTAAATTTAATAAAAACAGTGCCTGAAGTAATTAAGTGGAATCCTGATATAAGATTTTTAATTATAGGTGATGGAAAGCTACGTAATGAGATAGAATCGTATTTAATTAAGAGTAATATTCTTGAGTATGTTATATTTTCTGGCTGGGTATCGCATGATGAGCTTCCAAAGTACTTTAATCAAATGAAATTAATGATTTTGCCTTCCTACTCAGAAGGACTTCCAAATGTTATTCTTGAAGCAATGGCTTGTGGTACTCCAGTATTGACAACGCCAGTTGGAGCAGTCCCTGATTTTGTAGAAGATGGGAAAACTGGTTTCATTATTGAGACAAGCTCACCGGACTCTATTTTCAGAAATATAATTAGGGCTATGGAATCTCCGATCTTAAATGAAATTTCTAAGAATGCAGCTTTAAAAGTAAGAGCTGAATTTAGTTATGATTCTGCAGTTAAAAATTATGAAAGAGTCCTTTACCCATATAAATGA